The sequence CAGGACTAAATAAAGAGAAGCAAGGATTGTCCCTGAGGCCGATGGCCAGCAGGTCCCGGAATTTTCCATTGGACGTGACGGAAAGCGCTCCCTGTGTCTTGCCGTGAAACGAGTTCGAAAAATAGAGAATCGGTTCCCGCCTCGTCTTCCTGCGAGCGATCTTTACCGCCACTTCGACCGCTTCGGCGCCAGTCACCGCCCCCATGATGGAGGCTTCGGGAAACGGCAGAAAATGCGCCAGCCTGGCGATCATCTCATGTCGGAAAGGATTGTCGATGTTCCAGCCAGTATGGATCAGTTTTTCGGCTTGAGAGGTTAGCGTTGCAACGATGTCTGGATGCTGGTGCCCTAAATTGACGGCGCCGCTGCCGCCTGTCATATCTAGAAAGGATTGGCCGCGTTCATCAAATAAGTGACAATCAAGCCCCCTGACGATGACAGGTGCGCCGACTTGATGGCGCGACACGGATATGGATAATGCCTCTTGATAGGAACCGATTTCATTTTCCGGAAAAACATTCAGCATCTGATACCTCCTGCTCCAGCAAATAAATGCCCACAGAGCCCAAGGACGACCTTGAAAGCGGGACATTCGTCCCATCCGTTCGCTAGCTTTATTGCAAAATCACCCTAACACATAAAATTACCTTAATACATTAGAATCATTAAAACATTAAGTAATGTAAACATATTACAAATTATTTAACAAAAAAAACCAACGCTGACGGGGGTTGGTTATGGCCGCGTGAAAGAGGTTTTGAGTCCTCAGCGCATAGGGGATTACCATATCAATTGATTTTTTCTAACTAAGAAGTACAGCACGTTCCAGGAATTGGGAAAATTGAAGAAAAAGGTTCTTTTCCACATGGACACCTATCCATTCAAGCCCACTGGCCGTCGTTTTAGCAATTTCCCCTGTCGTCCTTGTACCTGCCCATCCTCGTAACTCACCACACCGTTAACCACCACCAGATCGATGCCCGGCGCTTGTCGGCAGGGATCGCTGTAAGTTGCAACGTCCTCAATCCGCGCCATATCCACCAGGGTTAAATCGGCAAATGCCCCTTCGCGCACAACGCCGCGATCTTGCAAACGAAAGCGGGCCGCCGGCATGCAGGTCATCTTGCGCACCGCTTCGGCGAGCTTGAACAATTGCAGATCGCGGCAGTAGTGCGCCAGCACGCGAGGGAAAGTGCCCCATAGCCGCGGGTGAGGATTAGGATCGGCCGGCAAACCGTCAGAACCAATCATTGAAAGTGGATGGGCAAGGATCTTGCGTACATCCTCTTCACTCATCATATGGTAAATCGCCCCGGCCGGACGCAGGCGCTCAGTCGCTTGCCACTGGTCTATGCCCCATTGCGCGGCAATCTCCTGCAGTGTCTGTCTGGCCATCTCCGGATGCGGCTCCGACCAGGTGATGTAGATCTCCATTTTTCCGTCGACGCGCCAGGCGTCAAGCGTGGTGGAACTGGCCGAGTACGGATAGCAATCGCAGTTGCATGACTGCTTACTGGCGGCTTTTTCCAGCGCGGCCAGCGCCAACGGAGCACGGCCCCAGTTGCCCGCACCGGCGCACTTAAGATGTGAGATCACCAGAGCTGCTCCGGCATTGCGCGCGGTAGTGAACGACTCCTCCAACGAGTCCAGTAGACCGTCGTGCTCATTACGCATATGGGTGGTATACAGCGCTCCGTACTCACCGACGATATCCACCAGAGGCTGTATCTCCGACGGCGGCGCCAGTTTAGCGTTGGTATAAGCCAATCCGGAGCTGAGACCGATAGCGCCAGACTCAAGGGCGTCTTGCAGCGCCGAGCACATTTGCTCCAGTTCTCCGGTCGTCGCCGGGCGATCGAATTGTGCCATAACGTTAGCTCGCAGCGCGGTATGGCCGATCAACGCCGCCACGTTAACACTCGGGCATGCGAGCTCAACCGCATAGGCATAATGCTGAAAGGTCGGATAGACAAATGCCTCCTGCGCTCCCAGCAAGTTCATCGGATCCGGCGGCGTGCCCGGTAAACTTACCGGTGAAGCGCTGATGCCGCAATTGCCGACGATCACCGTGGTAACTCCCTGCGAAATCTTGGCGAGCATCTCCGGGTGATGAATGACATTGGTGTCATCGTGGGTGTGGACGTCAATAAAACCCGGCATCAGGCAGCGCCCGTTGCCGTTGATCACTCGCTGAGCAGCCTGACCATCGAGATTGCCGATGGCGACAATCCGATCGCCGACAATCGCGACGTCAGAGACATACGGCTCAGCACCGCTGCCATCAACCACCGTGACTGCGCGGAACAGCAAATCAAACGCCATAGTCAGATCCTCCGGCCTGAGGCGAAATCCCAGCCTTTACCTGGAACCGCATCCATCAATTGTTGAGTATAGGGATGCCGCGGCGACGCCAGCACATCGGCTGCCGCTCCGTACTCGATCACCTCGCCGTGCTGCATCACCAGCACGTCGTCGCACAGCTGTGCCGCCACCCGCAGATCGTGAGTGATAAATAAAATGGCGACGCCCAGCCGACGCTGGATGTCGTCGAGCAATTGCAGTACTTGTGCCTGCACAGAGACGTCGAGCGCCGACACCGCTTCATCGGCGACGATCACGTCCGGCTCCATCGCCAGCGCACGGGCAATGGCGATACGTTGCCGCTGTCCACCGGAAAATTGATGCGGGAAACGATCAATGGCGTCAGCTGGCAGTCCGACTAGCTCCAGCAGTTGCTGACCACGTGCCCAGGCCTGAGCATAAGAGACGCCATGGTTCATCGGGCCTTCCACTAAGCTGTTGCCAATGCTGATGCGCGGATTGAGCGAACGGTTAGGGTCCTGGAAGACCATCTGGATGCGTTTGCGATGAGGTTTGAGCCCGGCGGTAGAGAGTTCGGAAATATCGTTACCGGTGATGCGTATCGCCCCTTCGTCAGGCGTCAGCAGGCGCATCACACAACGCGCCATCGTCGACTTGCCGGAACCGCTTTCGCCGACAATACCCAACGTGCGGCCGCGCTTAAGGCTGAATGTCACGTCATGCAACGCACGCGTGCCCTCGCGCCGCTTGCCGAACCAGCTCAGTGCGCCACCTTTGGGAGGGTAGATTTTGCCCAGTTCAACAACATCAAGGACGACCTGCGCGCTGGTCGCCTGGCGCGCGGGCCTTGGCGCCAAGCTAGGCACCGCAGCCAGAAGGGCTTTGGTATAATCCTCACTCGGTTGCGACAGTACCTGCTGCAAGGCGCCGCATTCGACGATATTTCCCTGGCGCATCACGCAGACGCGATCGGCGATATCCACCACTACTCCCATATCGTGGGTGATAAACAACACCGCGGTACCGTGCTTTTGCTGTAGTTCGCGGATCAATTTGAGGATCTGTTGCTGCGTGGTTACGTCCAGCGCGGTGGTCGGCTCATCAGCAATCAACAGGCGAGGTTCGAGCACCAGTGCCATCGCGATCATAATACGCTGGCGCTGGCCGCCGCTAAGCTGATGCGGATACGCACCATAGACGCGGTTAATATCCGGCAGATGCGTCTGCGCCAGAGCATCCATCACCCGAGCATGACGTTCCCCTGCGCTGAGACCAGTGTGCGTTTGCAGCACCTCATCGATCTGCCGTCCCACCGTCAGCACCGGGTTAAGGGCGGTCATCGGTTCCTGGAAAATCATCGCCATACGGCTGCCACGCAGTGCCTTGAGTCGTCCATTACTGACCCGCAAAACGTCTTCGCCATCCAGCAGAATACGTCCACTCGCAACCCTGAGCGCGCCTTTCGGCAGCAGGCCAAGCATCGCCAGCGATGTCACCGACTTACCCGAACCGCTTTCACCGACTAGGCACAGTGTCTCCCCGGCGCGAATGCTGAAGGAGATATCCTGCAAAATCGGCGCACCTTGCGCGGTGTTCACAGACAGGCAATCCACACGCAGGATATCGTTTTGTTGTTCGCTCATTCGCCGCCCCTTTTCTTCAGCCGCGGATCGAGGGCATCGCTGACCACATCGCCCAACAGGTTAATCGACAAAATACACAGAGAAAGAACCAGACCCGGCCACAGCACCAGAGAGGGTTTAAGCTGGAAGTAGACGCGGCCTTCGGAAATAATGTTTCCCCAGGTCGGAATTTCAGTACCGATGCCCGCGCCGAGAAATGACAGAATCGCTTCGGTCAGGATCGCCGATGCACAAATATAGGTACTCTGTACAATCAATGGCGCCAGTGTATTAGGCATCAGATGTCGGGTGAGAACCTTAAAGGTAGAGGTCCCCGTTAACACTGCGGCCTCTACGTAAGGCTCTTCACGCGCCGACAACACACGAGAGCGCACCAAACGAACGACCTGCGGTATCTCCGGCACCATAATCGCCACCATCACCGTCCAGATGCCCGAGCTGCTCAACGAAACGATGGCAATCGCCAGTAAGATGCCGGGGATCGCCATCAGGCCATCCATCACCCGCATCAACACAGCATCCAACCCGCGAAAGTATCCCGCCAACAACCCCAACGGCAGGCCAATCAGCACGCTCATCGCCGTGACTCCCAGGCCGACAATCAGTGAGATACGCGCGCCATAGACAATGCGCGAAAACAGATCGCGGCCATAGGCGTCGGTACCCAACCAAAACTCCTCGCCAGGCGGCCTGAGGCGAAATGCCGGCGACAGAGCCAGCGGATCGTGACTGGCGATCCAGGGCGCAAATATTGCCATGCCGACGATCAGCATCAGGATGACCAATGCAATGGCCGACATCAGCGGAATGCGAGGCAGTTTTACCAAACGACGCCGAGGTGTCGGCAAGATCGCAGAAACAGGTTTGCTCATGCCATCCCCTTAATAACGAATCCGCGGATCGCTCAGCGCGTACGACAGGTCGATCAGCAGATTGATGATGACATACACCCCGCTGGTCAGCAGGATCATGCCCTGGATCACCGGGTAGTCACGAGCCAGCACCGCATCGACAATCAACCGCCCCAACCCCGGGATATTAAATACGCTTTCGGTCACCACCACGCCGGAGATCATCAGCGCGAAACCGGTGCCGATCACCGTCAGGATCGGGATCATCGAATTTCGCAGGGCATGGCGGAACAGCACATGGATCTCCGGCAATCCTTTAGCCCGGGCGGTGCGAATATAGTCTTCGCCTAACACTTCCAGCACGCTGGCGCGGGTCATCCGCGCCACTAGAGCGATATAGACCGAAGACAACGTCAATGCCGGTAAGATAATGCGCTGAACGAACGGCCAGATCCCATTGGTGATGCTGCTAAACCCCTGTACCGGCAACCATTTCAATTCGATGGCAAACAGGGTGATCAGCAGGTAGCCAATCACAAACACCGGTACTGAGAACCCCAGCACCGACGAAGACATCACCAGATTGTCGATCCAACTGCCATGTTTCCACGCCGCCAGCACACCAAGCGGCACCGAGATCAGGATGGTGAAGGAAATCGCCACCAGCGCCAGGCTCAGGGTCGGTTCCAGGCGCTGGCCAATCATGGTCAGCACCGGCGTCTGGGCCATAAGGGAAGTGCCGAAGTCGCCATGCAACAACTGCGAGATCCAGACAAAAAATTGCTGATACAACGGCTGGTTCAATCCCAGACTTTCACGAATCGCTTCCAGCTGCTGTGGGGTCGCCATGTCGCCAGCAATGATCGCCGCCGGATCCCCCGGCGACAACCGCAGCAACAGGAAGACAAACAGCGCCACCACCAGCATCACCGGGATGGCCGCCAGTACGCGGCGAATGAAGTAACCAGACACAGGCACCTCCGGCAGTAGTCTTTGCCCGACAATTAGTCGCTTTTCTCGACGTTCCAGAACACCGTAGAGGGGCCGGTCAGTAAGTGGCTGATATGTCTGCTCCACACCGCCACATCATAGAATTGCCCCAGCGGAATGTAGTTGACCTGATCCATTGCTCGCTTCTGGATCTCGACGGCAATCTCTTTCTGCCTTGCCGGATTGGTCGCGGTGGCGAAATCCACTTTTAGCTGATTCATCTGTGGGTCGGTCGGCCAGCCAAACCATGCGCCCTTGCGTCCGCCACCATCAAGCATCGGATTGACCACCGGGTTCCAGATGGTTTCAGCATTCCAGTAAGTGAAGAACAGGTTCCAGCCGCCCTGTGACGGCGGGTTCGGATTGGCCCGACGCGACACCAGGGTCTGCCAGTCCATCGGTTGCAAATCCACTTTAAAACCGGCCTTGCGCAGCGCCTGAGCCGCGACCACCGGTTGTGACGCCTGACTCGGCACGTCGGTCGGCTGCATGATCACCACCGGCGTACCGTCGTAACCGGCTTTCTTCAGCAGTGCGTTGGCCGCTTCAAGATTACCGCCGTTAAGCAGCGACTCTCCGCCAGCCTGGCTTTCCAGAGCCGTGCCGCAGCCGAATACCGACGCGCATAGCTTGAAGTACTGCGGGTTGCCCACCAGCGCATCGAGCACATCTTTCTGGTTCATCGCCAACAAGGCGGCGCGACGGATGTCAGGGTTGTCAAATGGCGGATAAAGAAAGTTCATCCGTCCACCGGTCATCGAACCCAGTTTGCTCAAGGTGCCGAACTTGAGATTCGGATCGGCCTGCACCATCGGCAGCAGATCGATTGGCAGCTGTTCGATAAAGTCGATGTCGCCGGATGATAACGCATTGATTGCCATCATCCGGTCCGGCATGTTGATCCATTCGACGCGATCAACCTTCACCACCTTGCCGCCCACGGTGCCGCTGGCCGGCTCTTTGCGCGGCACGTATTGCTGGAATTTTTCGTAAACCACGCGATTACCGGGATCAAATTCACTGGCGACAAACTTATACGGACCGGAACCGGTGTAGTCAGCGATCATTTTGCCGTCCGGCGTGTTGGCCACCCGCTCTGGCATCATAAATGCCGCAACCGACGAAGGCTTCGCCAGCAGTTGCAGCACATAGCCGAAGGGTTTAGCCAGCTTCAGGGTGATAGTTTTATCATTGGTGGCAGTAATGCTGTCGGTGTACTTCATCATCAGTTGGCCGCCGACATCGTAGCGCGCCCAGCGTTTGAGAGAGGCGACACAATCGGCGGCGGTCACCGGTTTGCCGTCATGCCATAGCAGACCGTCGCGCAGGGTAAAGGTGTAAGTCAGAGCATCCGGCGAAACGGTCCATTCGGCCATTTGCGGCTTAGGCGCCAGCTCTTCGTCCATGCCAATCAGGGTGTCGTAAATCATATAGCCGTGATTACGGGTGATCTGCGCCGTTGTCGCGATCGGGTCCAGCACGCGCAATGAAGATGACATCACCGCACGCAACGTTTTCTCCGCCGCCATAGCGGACGGGGAGGTGATGGCGGCGCTCAGGCCGATCGAAAGCAGACAGGCGATCAAAAAACAGGACGGATATAGTTTCATTGTTAACACTCCAGTAAATAGCAAACCCTGGTGTCGGGAATTGCGGTGTGTGCAATGTAATGTGGCAATGTTGGATGCCCGAAACCGCAGTCGAAGATCGTAATTTTCACCTCATTTTCAGCGATAAATTCACCACTCAGATATACGTGCGCATGGCTCGATATCTCCGGGTTAGGGACGTTCAACGCCGGTCTGACGGGTAATAATGCCGTAGTGTTCGATGCGTCGGTGACGGGCGAAGTTGAAGATGGTGTTCTTGCCAAACCGGCACAGATCCATGTCGCAACGGTGGGAAATCAGCTCATCGCCCCGCCCGCTGGCTCTGGCCACCACAAAACCGTTGGGATCAACAATCACGCTACCGCCCATCAGTGGGAATCCATCCTCTACCCCGGCCTTCGCCACCCCTACCACCCAGGTAGCGTTCTGGTAAGCGCCAGCCTGCATGCAGAGTTCGGAATGGAACAGCCGTTGCGTTTCACCTTCCTCAGGTTGCTGTGAATTGACTGAAGGCGTGTTGTAGCCCAGAGTGATCAGCTCAACGCCCTGTAACCCCATAACACGATAGGTTTCTGGCCAGCGGCGGTCGTTACAGATGCACATGCCCATCACCGCACCCTGATTTTCCCAGGTCGGAAAACCAAGATCGCCAGGTTCGAAATAGCGTTTTTCCAGATGCTGAAAATCACGATGCGGGTCGAACTCAACATGCCCCGGCAGATGCACCTTGCGGTATTTTCCAACGATGTTGCCTTGGCGATCGGTAACGATTGAGGTGTTGTAGTGATGCCCATCGGGGGTCAGTTCGGCGTAACCAAAGGTTATGGCAATACTATGCTCGCGGGAAAAATCGAATAATGGACGCGTCACGCCACTCGGCATTTCGCGCTCGAACCAGCTATCGACTTCGCGCTGATCTTCCATATACCAACGTGGAAAAAACGTCGTCAGGGCCAGCTCAGGGAACACCACCAGTTCACATCCTTGCTGCCGCGCCTGTTCCAGTAATGCCAGCATCCGCTGGACCACACACTCTCTTGAGTCGTTTTTTTGGATCGCTCCCAACTGGGCCCCGCCAATTACGATTTCGCGCATGCGCTATTCCTCCACCAGGCCGACCCGATGCCGGCAACCCTTTTTGCATTGCTTAGGGTCATTGTGGGAGGTTCAGAGCGCTATGTCGTATACCAATATGTGGTCCTTGCTTAACCTGAAGTTAATCCATATTGAACAGGTGAAAGCCGCCCGCGGCCAACGTGCTGCGCAGATGCTCGATAAACACCTGCGCAAATTGCGCCAGAGGTTCATGCCGCAAATGCACCAGGCTGATGGTCAGGCGTTCTTCGTTAAGTATCGGCAGTACCGCCATACGCTCTGCACCCGATGCACGGAAGGAAATTTCATCAACCACCGAAAAACCGGTGCCATTTTTCACCAGCGCGCAGGCATGGTGCGGGGAATCGACATCAATACTCGGCCGATACGGCAATCCCACCCGTTCGAAAGCCTGCTTCATAAAACTGTGGAATGGGGTATCGGCGGAATAACCGATAAACGGCATCTCCGCCAGCGCATCTGGTAATTCGTTTGCCGGTATCCGGGTCAAAGGATGATCCGCGGGACACACCACCATCCCCCGGATATAGCTCAGCGGGACGGCGCGTAAGTTGGGATGATCAATAGGAAACAGAGAAATGCCAAGATCCGCCTGCTGGTCAAGCAACCGTTCCCGTAACAGCATATGACGTAAACACTCCAGGCTGACGAGGATATCTTCGTTGCACTGCCGGAAAGCACCGATGGCGTCTGGCACCAATTGATGCCCCAGACTGGGGCTGCTGGCAATGCGCAGCACACCGTGGCGCTGCTGCACCAGGTTGTGAAGCGTAGTGTTAACCCGCTGGATATCACGGTACACCGACTCAACGTCATTGAACAGGCAGCGCGCCTCCGGCGAAGGATATAGTCGCCCCTTAACCCGTTCGAACAACTGGAAGCCAATACGCGCCTCGGTGTGGGAGAGCATCCGACTGACCGCTGGCTGAGACACATACAAAAGTTGCGCGGCGCCGTTGATCGAACCGGTGATCATGACCGCCCGAAATACTTCAATCTGACGCAGATTAAGTAACTGCATTCGATTTACCTCCGAGGAATGAACGGCGTGCACATAACCACCCATGCTTAACACCAGGTTATAGGGTGTTAGCAATTAGTATGCCAAGGACATAAGCACAGCGAAAATTGCGCTGACAGCGGGGAAATGGTCCAGCAATAATATAATTCACCCGTGTTTTATCGGAGCCTTTACTGTGACCGTTTCACAAACCATCCTGCCCGTCTTTCTGTTGATCATCCTGGGATATATTCTGGCCCTCCGGGGGACGCTCGATCCCCATGCCAACAAGGTGCTGGGCGGTCTGGCTTTCAAGCTGTTTATGCCGATGGTTCTGTTTACGGGGATGGTTAACGCGCCGCTGCACGATGGCCTGAACATCAGGATCTTGGCGGCCTATTTCGTTCCGGCGCTATTTATTTTCGCCGTGGTCAACCTGTTCGCCCACCGCAGCGTGGGACATCCGACCCCTTTCGGCCTGACCGCCTCCTTTTCCAACAATGCCCTGATCGGCCTGGCAATGGTGGGCGGGCTGTATGGCAACGCCGGTCTGGTGTTGCTGTTTACCGTACTCGCCGTACACAGCCTGCTGCTGTTCAGCTTTCAGAGCCTGTATAGCTGTCTCGCCGGTAGCGTACCCTTTAAGCCCGGTGTTCTGGTAGCCAGCCTCGCCAACCCGATGATCGTCGGATTGCTGTTGGGAACGGCGGTTAATCTGTCGGGCCTGATACTGCCGGACTGGAATATGAAACTGGCAACCTGGCTGGCGCAAGCGGCATTACCCTGTGCGCTGATCGTTCTTGGCGCCAATCTCTCCGGCTATCGACTTCGCCCTGACGCCCATGTGGTCGGCATCACCGTCGCCAAACTGGCCGCCATGCCGCTGCTGGTTCTGCTGGTATGTATACTGCTGGGCATTAGCGGCATGCCACGCGGGGTGTTGGTGCTGATGGCCGCCAATCCCTCCGGCGTCAACGTGCTGGGATTTTCGCGCTCGCAGCAAGACAGCCAGATTATCAGTTCGGCCATTTGTCTGACGACGTTATTGTCGATAGCAACCATTCCACTATGGATATGGATCAATAGCCTGCTTTGACCTACCGCGATACCCACGCCAGCCCCTGTGCCTCGCGACATTGGCAATCTACTGCCTCAGCTCATTTCCGTGCGGTCTTTTGGGCTCAGGATGTAAGTAAAAGAGGACATGAGGCGTGGGTGATCAACCTTCCTGGATGCGGTAGATCTGATAACTATGAAGAAATGACCGGTAATCATGAAAAAATGGCGATGAGAAAATCTGGACTGGTAGGACCGTACTTCTAAAGCCATCACAGCCGCCCATGCAAGTGGCCGGACGCTGAAAATTTTAAGATCTCATCTTCGCAATAGCGCCAGAGAAAATAAAAGCAATAAGGGCCAATCAATAGGCCCTTAAAAAAAGATCTTTATCAGGAAATAAAATTCGCACCTTGCTTTAATACCACATCACAGGCCTTGGTTTTTACCTTTTCGGCCAGTGGCGTATTCCCGATGCTATTCAGATTCAACTGTTTTCCGTCGCTGGTATTCAGAAGACCAGCCAACCCTTGCGTATAGTCGGTCTGTTGCTGTTTCTCCTGCTGGGAAGAAAGACCAAGCTTATCCAATAATTGGTTTTTAACGTTTTCGGTATTGGTTGCTGAAACCAGTTTTTGTTCCACACAGTATTGCAGAATCCCGGCAGCGTTGTTCATATTGCCGGCACTCAGCGTCTGATTGCCGCCGTTGAGCAGCCCTGCCAATCCACTCTGGCTTGCGGATGAAGAGCTATTCTGACCTAATTGACCCATCGCACTGGAAAGCGAATCCTGCAAACTTGCCGCCTGAACGTAGCCTGCCATCATAAAAATTGCCAAACCAACGGTACTCGCTACGCCTCTGATTGATTTCATCACTCTTTTACTCTCTATCTGACCGATATACTGAAAAAATACAGCGTAGTATGTTACTTAAAAAGCAGAAAGCTCTGCATTTTGCATATTCTGCCAAATTGGCTGGTTCGCCTGTCTATGGCGATCCGGCAGGGGAGGATTTATCCTCACCGGTTTTGGTAACTCCCGGTCTGCAAACCCTGTCTGGATCGCCGCCATCAGAGAGACGTTCAGTTTCCAGGCGTGCGCGCATTAAGGTACTCCATCATTTACACAAGCCTCACCGCGGGGCGATTACTCATCCTTTTGTCCCAAAGAGCCATAGAGTTTCGGGTTCGCCTTGCCGATAGTTGATTAAAGTTTCACCGACGACGGGAAGAGTATGGAAGTCAATTCATTGAGTACATCTATAGTAACCTGGCAGAGCAAACTGACCACCGCCGGCCAATCTGCCGCCGACAAACTTCAACTCACGGTGCTGGAAGACAGCAACGCGGCCAGTGCCGCCATGGACGCCGAACGCCCATCGGTGAAAGACACCTCCACGCCGCAAGACCCAGGCAATTTCAGCCTCTACCGGCAAGGCGGGCGACCGCAAGATCCCAACGTGCTGTTGCGCTCCGCCAACGAGATCTTTGGCGATGCCCAGGCCGCGTTAAGCAAGGTTCAATCCGCCTACAACAATGTCGTCGAGCGCCTTGCCGCAAGTAATCCCGAACTCGCCGACAAGGACTTTGGTTTCAGCGTCGCGCGGATGGACGACTTATCCTGACGTCCACTGGCGATCTCTCAGACAAACAGGCCAAACAAGTAAGCGATGCGCTTAATGCATCAAGGCCCCTGATTGCCGCCGCCGACCGCTATGCGCAGTTGCACATCGAGATGGTCGAGTCGGACAATGTTTTTATGTACGGAAAATTTCATCTCGATCTGGATAACTATGCCCAGACCATTGATATCGGCAAGGAGCTCCGGGCGATCGATAAATTTCCCCGCAGGCTAATAAAATGAGCGCCGTAAGTAGGGCTTCCCACCAAATTGGCGCTGCCGGCCGATACGACGGGCTGCGTCGATCAGGGCGGCGACGGCGGGCGTTTCCTCGCGCGCAAACGCATAGAAGCGCGCCGCGGGCAGCGCCGGCCATTGTCCGTCCGGGCCCAATTCCCTCAGGCCTTCACGTAGCTGGCTGCGGGCGATAACGGTGACGGCAAAGCCCGATAAGGCGGCCGACAAACAGCCCGCCATGCTGCCGCTTTCGAACACGATGCGCCATGGCCGTTCCGTCTTGCCCAGCGCGGCGATGGCGGATTCCCGGTAGATGCACGGCTCGGGAAACAGCGCCAGCGGCAGCGCCGCCGCGCTCTCCGGCGTCTGGTCGGCGGCGTAGGCCCAGACCAGCGGCTCCTCCCACAGCAGTTCGCCTATTCCGTCCACGCGGCTGCACTGTTTGCCGAAGACCAGATCGATGCGGCCATGTTCCTGC comes from Brenneria nigrifluens DSM 30175 = ATCC 13028 and encodes:
- a CDS encoding N-acyl-D-amino-acid deacylase family protein, with the translated sequence MAFDLLFRAVTVVDGSGAEPYVSDVAIVGDRIVAIGNLDGQAAQRVINGNGRCLMPGFIDVHTHDDTNVIHHPEMLAKISQGVTTVIVGNCGISASPVSLPGTPPDPMNLLGAQEAFVYPTFQHYAYAVELACPSVNVAALIGHTALRANVMAQFDRPATTGELEQMCSALQDALESGAIGLSSGLAYTNAKLAPPSEIQPLVDIVGEYGALYTTHMRNEHDGLLDSLEESFTTARNAGAALVISHLKCAGAGNWGRAPLALAALEKAASKQSCNCDCYPYSASSTTLDAWRVDGKMEIYITWSEPHPEMARQTLQEIAAQWGIDQWQATERLRPAGAIYHMMSEEDVRKILAHPLSMIGSDGLPADPNPHPRLWGTFPRVLAHYCRDLQLFKLAEAVRKMTCMPAARFRLQDRGVVREGAFADLTLVDMARIEDVATYSDPCRQAPGIDLVVVNGVVSYEDGQVQGRQGKLLKRRPVGLNG
- a CDS encoding ABC transporter ATP-binding protein; this encodes MSEQQNDILRVDCLSVNTAQGAPILQDISFSIRAGETLCLVGESGSGKSVTSLAMLGLLPKGALRVASGRILLDGEDVLRVSNGRLKALRGSRMAMIFQEPMTALNPVLTVGRQIDEVLQTHTGLSAGERHARVMDALAQTHLPDINRVYGAYPHQLSGGQRQRIMIAMALVLEPRLLIADEPTTALDVTTQQQILKLIRELQQKHGTAVLFITHDMGVVVDIADRVCVMRQGNIVECGALQQVLSQPSEDYTKALLAAVPSLAPRPARQATSAQVVLDVVELGKIYPPKGGALSWFGKRREGTRALHDVTFSLKRGRTLGIVGESGSGKSTMARCVMRLLTPDEGAIRITGNDISELSTAGLKPHRKRIQMVFQDPNRSLNPRISIGNSLVEGPMNHGVSYAQAWARGQQLLELVGLPADAIDRFPHQFSGGQRQRIAIARALAMEPDVIVADEAVSALDVSVQAQVLQLLDDIQRRLGVAILFITHDLRVAAQLCDDVLVMQHGEVIEYGAAADVLASPRHPYTQQLMDAVPGKGWDFASGRRI
- a CDS encoding ABC transporter permease, whose amino-acid sequence is MSKPVSAILPTPRRRLVKLPRIPLMSAIALVILMLIVGMAIFAPWIASHDPLALSPAFRLRPPGEEFWLGTDAYGRDLFSRIVYGARISLIVGLGVTAMSVLIGLPLGLLAGYFRGLDAVLMRVMDGLMAIPGILLAIAIVSLSSSGIWTVMVAIMVPEIPQVVRLVRSRVLSAREEPYVEAAVLTGTSTFKVLTRHLMPNTLAPLIVQSTYICASAILTEAILSFLGAGIGTEIPTWGNIISEGRVYFQLKPSLVLWPGLVLSLCILSINLLGDVVSDALDPRLKKRGGE
- a CDS encoding ABC transporter permease — translated: MSGYFIRRVLAAIPVMLVVALFVFLLLRLSPGDPAAIIAGDMATPQQLEAIRESLGLNQPLYQQFFVWISQLLHGDFGTSLMAQTPVLTMIGQRLEPTLSLALVAISFTILISVPLGVLAAWKHGSWIDNLVMSSSVLGFSVPVFVIGYLLITLFAIELKWLPVQGFSSITNGIWPFVQRIILPALTLSSVYIALVARMTRASVLEVLGEDYIRTARAKGLPEIHVLFRHALRNSMIPILTVIGTGFALMISGVVVTESVFNIPGLGRLIVDAVLARDYPVIQGMILLTSGVYVIINLLIDLSYALSDPRIRY
- a CDS encoding ABC transporter substrate-binding protein, with amino-acid sequence MKLYPSCFLIACLLSIGLSAAITSPSAMAAEKTLRAVMSSSLRVLDPIATTAQITRNHGYMIYDTLIGMDEELAPKPQMAEWTVSPDALTYTFTLRDGLLWHDGKPVTAADCVASLKRWARYDVGGQLMMKYTDSITATNDKTITLKLAKPFGYVLQLLAKPSSVAAFMMPERVANTPDGKMIADYTGSGPYKFVASEFDPGNRVVYEKFQQYVPRKEPASGTVGGKVVKVDRVEWINMPDRMMAINALSSGDIDFIEQLPIDLLPMVQADPNLKFGTLSKLGSMTGGRMNFLYPPFDNPDIRRAALLAMNQKDVLDALVGNPQYFKLCASVFGCGTALESQAGGESLLNGGNLEAANALLKKAGYDGTPVVIMQPTDVPSQASQPVVAAQALRKAGFKVDLQPMDWQTLVSRRANPNPPSQGGWNLFFTYWNAETIWNPVVNPMLDGGGRKGAWFGWPTDPQMNQLKVDFATATNPARQKEIAVEIQKRAMDQVNYIPLGQFYDVAVWSRHISHLLTGPSTVFWNVEKSD
- a CDS encoding N-carbamoyl-D-amino-acid hydrolase, which encodes MREIVIGGAQLGAIQKNDSRECVVQRMLALLEQARQQGCELVVFPELALTTFFPRWYMEDQREVDSWFEREMPSGVTRPLFDFSREHSIAITFGYAELTPDGHHYNTSIVTDRQGNIVGKYRKVHLPGHVEFDPHRDFQHLEKRYFEPGDLGFPTWENQGAVMGMCICNDRRWPETYRVMGLQGVELITLGYNTPSVNSQQPEEGETQRLFHSELCMQAGAYQNATWVVGVAKAGVEDGFPLMGGSVIVDPNGFVVARASGRGDELISHRCDMDLCRFGKNTIFNFARHRRIEHYGIITRQTGVERP